Proteins encoded by one window of Moorella humiferrea:
- a CDS encoding amidohydrolase, translated as MGKIFIKGCTIVPISGPVIEEGVIAVDGDRLYYVGPANALPAGWQADTVIKADDKVALPGLVNAHTHAAMALLRSYADDLPLKEWLEKKIWPREARLTREDIYWGTKLALLEMIRSGTTTFADMYFNMDAVAEAVLEAGLRGCLSQGLIGFQDEDGGRLASGVSLVKEWQGAGDGRITTMLGPHAPYTCPPEYLTKVADTAAGLGVGLHIHLAETKGEVADIQSRYGATPIALANRLGLFELPVLAAHCVHLTAEDISILAEKKVGVAHCPESNLKLASGVAPVKAMLSAGVNVAIGTDGAASNNNLDMVGEIRTCALLAKGISGDPTAVPAHQALVMATLNGARALGLDKKIGTLEAGKKADLILVNKRLPHMMPSHNVEADIVYAASGNDVDTVIVNGKILMSGGEVKTLDVEEIYAEVKKRAG; from the coding sequence GTGGGTAAGATTTTTATTAAAGGCTGCACCATCGTCCCCATCAGCGGACCGGTAATTGAAGAGGGAGTTATCGCCGTCGACGGCGACCGCCTCTATTACGTAGGCCCGGCAAACGCTCTTCCGGCCGGCTGGCAGGCGGATACCGTCATCAAGGCCGACGATAAAGTGGCCCTGCCGGGCCTGGTGAACGCCCATACCCATGCCGCCATGGCGCTTTTGAGAAGCTACGCCGACGATCTCCCCTTGAAAGAATGGCTGGAGAAAAAAATCTGGCCCAGGGAGGCGAGGCTTACCCGGGAAGATATTTACTGGGGAACGAAGCTCGCCCTGCTGGAGATGATCCGCTCCGGTACCACCACCTTTGCCGATATGTACTTTAATATGGACGCCGTGGCCGAAGCCGTGTTGGAGGCCGGCCTGCGGGGATGTCTCAGTCAAGGGCTCATCGGTTTTCAGGACGAAGACGGCGGGCGCCTGGCTTCGGGCGTCAGCCTGGTCAAGGAGTGGCAGGGCGCCGGCGACGGCCGCATTACCACCATGCTGGGGCCCCACGCTCCCTATACCTGTCCTCCGGAATACCTGACCAAAGTTGCCGACACAGCAGCGGGACTGGGGGTGGGCCTCCACATCCATCTGGCGGAAACGAAGGGCGAGGTGGCAGATATCCAGTCCCGTTATGGCGCTACCCCCATAGCCCTGGCAAACAGGCTGGGCCTCTTTGAACTCCCGGTCCTGGCCGCCCATTGCGTCCACTTAACCGCCGAAGACATCTCCATCCTGGCGGAGAAAAAGGTCGGTGTGGCCCACTGCCCGGAGAGCAACTTGAAGCTGGCCAGCGGTGTGGCCCCGGTGAAGGCCATGTTGTCTGCCGGCGTTAATGTGGCCATCGGTACCGACGGCGCCGCCAGCAACAACAACCTGGATATGGTGGGTGAAATACGCACCTGCGCCCTGCTGGCGAAGGGAATTTCCGGCGATCCCACGGCTGTTCCCGCCCACCAGGCCCTGGTGATGGCCACCTTGAACGGCGCCCGTGCTCTGGGACTAGATAAGAAAATAGGCACCCTGGAGGCCGGAAAAAAGGCGGACCTCATCCTAGTAAACAAACGCCTGCCTCATATGATGCCGTCCCATAATGTAGAAGCCGATATCGTCTATGCCGCCAGCGGCAACGACGTCGATACGGTGATCGTCAACGGTAAAATCCTCATGAGCGGAGGAGAAGTAAAAACCCTGGACGTTGAGGAGATTTATGCAGAGGTCAAGAAGCGGGCCGGTTGA